GACCTCGGCGTGCGGCGGATGGCCCGCGTGGGCGAGCAGCGCGGCGCGCAGCGACTCGCGCAGGGCGCGGACGGCGGGCAGGTCGTCGGGGACGAGGCCGAAGCGGGCCAGGCCGTCCGCCGTGTCGAGCGCGTCGACGCCCGATTCGAGGGCCACGGTGTTCACCAGGGACTGGACCAGCGCGAGCCCTCCCGGTGCGGCCGATCTCCCAGTCATGGTTGCGACGTTACCTCCTGTGCGGGAGCATGGGGTAACCGTTACCGGCTCAGGCCGGTTACCAGTAACGTCCGTCACCGCTGCCGCTCCGAGGAGGAGTCATGGCTCTCGCCGCCCTGGGGTCCGTCGTCCTTGACTGCCCCGACCCGCACGCCCTCGCCGCCTTCTACGCCGAGGTGCTCGGCGGGACCGTGACGCCCGACGGCGACGACTGGGCCGACCTCGAACTGCCCGGCGGAGCCACCCTCGGCTTCCAGGCGGCCCCCGACCTCACCGCCCCCGCCTGGCCCGACCCACGGCGCCCCCAGCAGTTCCACCTGGACCTGACCGTCCCGGACCTGGACGCGGCGGAGGCGGGCGTGCTGGCCCTCGGCGCCCGGCCGCTGGACACCGAGGACAGGTCCCGCTCCTTCCGGGTCTACGCGGACCCGGCGGGGCACCCGTTCTGCCTCTGCGCCGGCTGACCGGAGGAGACCGCCATGACACCGTCGATCCGGCTGCGTTCCGTCGTCCTCGACTGCCCCGACGCCCGCGCGCTCGCCCGCTTCTACGCCGGCTTCGCGGGCGGCACGCCCGAGGACGCCGACCCCGAGTGGGTGGTGCTGCGCCTGCCCGACGGCCCCAGGATCTGCTTCCAGCGCGCGCCCGGCCACGTGCCGCCCCGCTGGCCCGGCGAGGGCCGTGACGAGCAGCAGTTCCACCTCGACTTCGACGCGGGCCCCACCTGGGAGGGGATCGAGGCGGCGGAACAGCGGGTGCTTGCCCTGGGCGCGCGCCCGCTGGCCCGGTGCGACGAGGAGGACTTCCGCGTCTACGCGGACCCCGCGGGGCACCCGTTCTGCCTCTGCCGGATCGACACGCCGTAGCGGGGGCGCCGCCGTCCACGCAGACGGGCCCTGCGCGCGGTCAGCCGTCGGTCTCCGCGAGGGTCGCCGTCGACGGCGGGCGGCGGAGTTGGGCGGCGCGGGCCGTGAAGTCCGCGCCGCGCAGCACCCGTTGGACGTTGCCCCAGGTCAGCAGCGCCACCTCGGTCTCAGGCCAGCCCCGGTCGAGGAGTTCGGCGACCAGGCGCGGATAGCCGGAGGCGTCGCCCAGCTCCCGGGGGTGGGCGGTGCCCGCGTCGTAGGTGCCGGAGAGCGCCACGGACTCCGGGCCCGCCACCCGGCGCACATGGTCGAGGTGGTCGGCGACGTCCCGCACGGTGGGTCCGGTCTGTTCGGCGGCGAGCGGCACCATGCACAGCCCCTTGGCCGCGCCCAGGGCGGCGAGCAGTTCGTCGGGGAGGTTGGCCGGGTGGGGGCGCAGCGCGCGGGCGGCGGAACGGGTGCACAGCACCGGCGCCTTGGAGGCGGCGAGCACCCGGCGGATCGTCGCCTCGGAGGCGCCGGACAGGTCGGCGAGGACGCCGAGCCGGTTCATCTCCCTGACCACCTCCTCGCCGAACCGGGTGAGCCCCGCGCCGCTCGCCCAGGAGGTGCCCGACAGGGTCAGCACGCGCAGGCCGAGGACGCGCAGGGACCGCAGGACGGCCAGCGAGTCGGCGAGGGCGGCGGCGCCCGCGGGTCCTGGCAGCACGGCGATCCGGCCGCAGGAGCGGGCGTCGCTGATCTCGCCCGCGGTGTCGGCGAGCCGCAGCCCCTCCGGGTGCGCCCGCACGACGGCCCGCAGCAGGTCGAGCCGTTCCAGGGTGGCGCTCATCGCCCGGTCCCCGGTGACCGCCTCGGGCAGGTGCAGCGACCAGAACAGCGCGCCGACCCGGCCCTCCCGCAGCCGGGGCACGTCCGTGTCGAGGGCGCTCTCCCCCGTCTCCAGGTCGTACCAGGGCAGCCCGCGCAGCGCCGACAGCAGTCCGCAGTAGCCGTCGGCCACGGGGTGCCCGGCGAGCAGGGCGCGGGCGCGGTCGAGACAGGGGGCGTCCCGGTCGCGGGCGGGCGGGGCGGGCGCGGGGGCGGGGAACGGTTCCGGCAGCTCGTCGGGCGCGCCGACCTCGGTCGTCGGGTGCAGTTCGTCCTGGAGGTCTGCCATACCGGGCTCCGTCCGTCGCGATGGCGGTACGGTCACCGTCGCACGGCGGCGGGGGCGCTTCCTGGTGGGTGGGGCGTTCGGGGGGTGTCCGGCTCAGCCGTCCCCGGCGGCCTCGATGACCCCGTCGAGGGTGTCCCGCGACAGGAGCAGCCCGGCGATGTCGCGGTCGATGCGCTCGCGCTCCGCGCACAGGTCGGCGACGAGGCGGGGGGTGGCGGTCGCGGCGGGGCCGCCGTCGGCATCCCGCAGGCACGGCAGGAGCTGGGCGATCGGGCCGCTGTGCAGCCCGGCGGCGAACAGTTCCTGGATGCGGATCACCCGGTCGACGGCCGCCTCCGGGTAGTCGCGGTGGCCGCCGGGTGTCCGGTCGGCGGCGAGCAGGCCCTTGCTCTCGTAGTAGCGCAGCGACCGCTCGCTCACCCCGGTGCGCCGGGCCAGTTCACCGATCCGCATCCGCAGGCCGCCTCACGCTCGTACTCGCAGGGGCCCTCAACGGTACGGGGAACGACGGGCGTACGCACCGCCGTTCCCTGTCGACGACGTCAGCCGTCAGTGCCGTCCGTGCCGTCAGCGCCGTCGAGAGAGGCGCGGCTCGCGTTGGACGGCGGCCTGGTCGCCCGCAGGTCGCGGGCCACGTCCTCGGCCGCGCCCAGCACCCGTACCGCGTTCTGCCAGGTGAGCTTGGCGAGGTCGGGGCGCGACCAGCCGCGCTCCAGCAGCTCCGCGATCAGGTTCGGGTAGCCGGAGACGTCGTCGAGGCCGTCCGGGGTGAACGCGGTGCCGTCGTAGTCGCCGCCGATGCCGAGGTGGTCGACGCCTGCCACCTCGCGCATGTGGTCCAGGTGGTCGGCGACCGTGGCGACGGTGGCGACCGGACGCGGGGTGTGCGCCTCGAAGGCGCGGTGCACCGCCATCGCCTCGGGGCTGGTGTCCAGGTGGTGGAAGCCGTGCGCGCGCATGTTCTCGTCGGCGGCGGCCGTCCAGTCCACGGCGGCCTGGAGCACGAACTTCGGCACGAAGGTGACCATCGCCATGCCGCCGTTGGCGGGCAGCCGTTCGAGGACGTCGTCGGGGATGTTGCGCGGGTGGTCGCAGACGGCGCGGGCCGAGGAGTGCGAGAAGATCACCGGCGCGGTGGAGGTGTCCAGCGCGGCCCGCATCGTCGTCGCCGCGACGTGCGAGAGGTCGACGAGCATGCCGAGCCGGTTCATCTCCCTGACCACCTCGCGGCCGAACGCGGAGAGCCCGCCGACCCTCGGCACGTCGGTCGCGGAGTCGGCCCAGGAGACGTTGTCGTTGTGGGTCAGCGTCATGTAGCGCACGCCCAGGCCGTACAGGCCGCGCAGGGTGCCCAGCGACTCGCCGATCGAGTGGCCGCCCTCGGCGCCCATCAGCGAGGCGATCCGGCCCTCGGCGCGGGCCGCCTCCATGTCGGCGGCGGTCAGCGCGGCCCGCAGGTCGGCCGGGTGGCGGTCGATGAGCTGGCGGACGCAGTCGATCTGCTCCAGGGTGGAGGGCACCGCGTCGGGCAGGTCCGAGCGGACGTACACCGACCAGTACTGGGCGCCGACCCCGCCGGCCCGCAGCCGGGGCAGGTCGGTGTGCAGATGGGCGTCCTGGGGGACGGCGATGTCGCGGGCGTCGAGGTCGTAGGCGACCTGTTCGCGCAGCGCCCAGGGCAGGTCGTTGTGGCCGTCGACGACGGGGAACTCGCCGAGGAGTTCGCGGGCGCGCTCCAGCGCGGTCGGCGCCGTCACTTGCGGAACCCGAAGCCGGCGCCGGCGCCCTCGACCTTGGCGCGCAGCCGCTTGCCCTTCTCGGTGGCCTGGTCGTTCAGCTCCTGCTGGAAGTCGCGCATCCGGTGCAGGAGTTCCTCGTCGTGGGTGGCGAGGATGCGGGCGGCCAGCAGGCCCGCGTTGCGGGCGCCGGCCACCGAGACGGTGGCGACCGGGACGCCGGCCGGCATCTGCACGATCGACAGCAGCGAGTCCATGCCGTCCAGGTACTTTAGCGGCACCGGCACCCCGATGACGGGCAGCGGCGTGACGGAGGCGAGCATGCCGGGCAGGTGGGCGGCGCCGCCGGCCCCGGCGATGATCACCTTCAGTCCGCGCTCGGCCGCGTGCTCGCCGTAGCTCACCATCTCGCGCGGCATGCGGTGCGCGGAGACGACGTCGACCTCGTACCCGATCTCGAACTCGTCGAGCGCCTTGGCGGCGGCCTCCATGACGGGCCAGTCGGAGTCCGACCCCATGACGATGCCTACAACAGGGCTCATTCGGTGATCGTGCCTCTCAGGTAGCCGGCGGCGTGACGTGCGCGTTCCAGCACGTCGTCGAGGTCGTCGCCGTAGGTGTTGACGTGGCCCACCTTGCGGCCCGGCTTCACGTCCTTGCCGTACATGTGGATCTTCAGCCTGGGGTCGCGGGCCATGCAGTGCAGGTACGCGGAGTACATGTCCGGGTAGTCCCCGCCGAGGACGTTGACCATGACCGTCCAGGGCGCGCGCGGGCGCGGGTCGCCGAGCGGGAGGTCGAGGACGGCGCGGACGTGGTTGGCGAACTGCGAGGTGATCGCGCCGTCCATGGACCAGTGCCCCGAGTTGTGCGGGCGCATCGCGAGTTCGTTGACGAGGATGCGGCCGTCGCGGGTCTGGAACAGCTCGACGGCGAGATGGCCGACGACGTCCAGTTCCTTCGCGATGGTCAGCGCCAGCTCCTCGGCCGCCAGGGCGAGGGGTTCGTCGAGGCCGGGCGCGGGGGCGATGACGGTGTCGCAGACGCCGTCGACCTGCCGCGACTCGACGACCGGGTAGGCGACGGCCTGGCCGTGCGGGGAGCGCACCACGTTGGCGGCCAGCTCGCGCAGGAAGTCGACCTTCTCCTCGGCGAGGACGGGCACGCCGGCGCGGAACGCCTCGGCTGCCTCCGTCACGTCGTCGACGACCCAGACGCCCTTGCCGTCGTAGCCGCCGCGCACGGTCTTGAGGACGACGGGGAAGCCGCCGGCCGGGCCGCCGCCGGGGGCCGCCGCCAGTTCGGCGGCGAAGGCGGCCACGTCGGCCGGGTCCTTCACGATGCGGTGCCGCGGGCAGGGGACGCCGATCTCCGTGAGCCTCGCGCGCATCACACCCTTGTCCTGGGCGTGCACGAGCGCGTCGGGCCCGGGGCGGACGGGGATGCCGTCCGCCTCCAGGGCCCGCAGATGCTCGGTGGGGACGTGTTCGTGATCGAAGGTGATCACGTCACAGCCCCGCGCGAAGTCACGCAGCGTCTCCAGGTCGCGGTAGTCGCCGATGACGACATCGCTCACGACCTGGGCCGCGGAATCCTGGGGAGTGTCACTGAGGAGCTTGAACCTGATGCCGAGCGGGATGCCCGCCTCGTGTGTCATACGAGCGAGCTGCCCCCCGCCGACCATGCCGACTACCGGGAACGTCACGCTCCTAGGGTATCGGCCGCCCGGGGGCCGACGGTTTCCGGCCGTTCCGGGCCGCTTCCGGCCGGTCCGGCACTGCTCTTACCTGCCCTTTCCTCGCTCCTTGGGACACTCTTCCCAAGCTGTTCCCAAGCTGTGAGCGCGGAGACAGGCGATCCCGGAGGGGGGTGGTTAGCATGGATGGGTTGACGAAACCGACCCGGACGGGGGCCTGCACGACCATGGGACGTGGTTCCTCGGGGTTTCGGAGGCTGCTGCGCGAGGCCGCCAAGTTCGGTGCGGTCGGCGGCGCGGGCCTGCTGGTCAATCTCGTCGTCTTCAACCTGGTCAGGCACCTCTCCGGGATCCCGGTGGTGCGGGCGAGCGTCATCGCGACGATCGTCTCCATCGCCTTCAACTACGTGGGGTTCCGCTACTTCACCTACCGTGACCGCGACAAGGGCGGGCGGACCAAGGAACTCACCCTGTTCCTGCTGTTCAGCGCGGTCGGCCTGGTCATCGAGAACGGCATCCTCTACACCGCGACGTACGGCTTCGGCTGGGACACCCCGTTGCAGAGCAACGTCTTCAAGTTCATCGGCATCGGCATCGCGACGCTGTTCCGGTTCTGGTCGTACCGCTCGTGGGTGTTCCGGGCGCTGCCCGTCCGCGAGCCGGTGACGGCTGCGGGTACGGCGGGCCAGGCGGGCGCGGAATCGTTCCTGGGGCAGCAGAAGCCGCCCGCGCAGCAGGAGAAGCCCAGGCCGGCCGCCCACCGGGTGGGCTGAGCCGCGGCTACCTGACCGTCGTCGGGTCCTCGTCGGACGCCGACGGCGGCCGCTTGATCGGGGTGCGGGACAGGAAGAGGCCGAAGACCGGCGGCTTCGTCTGGAGCATCTCGAGCCGCCCGCCGTCGGCCTCCGCGAGGTCGCGGGCGACGGCCAGGCCGATCCCGGTGGAGTTGCGGCCACTGATCGTGCGCTCGAAGATGCGGGCGCCGAGGTCGGCCGGGACCCCCGGGCCCTCGTCGGTGACCTCGATGACGGCCTGGTTGCCGGTGACCCGGGTGCGCAGCGCGACCGTGCCGCCGCCGTGCATCAGCGAGTTCTCGATCAGCGCGGCCAGCACCTGCGCGACCGCGCCCGGCGTGCCGACCGCCTGGAGGTGCCGCTTGCCCGAGCTGACGATGGCGCGCCCCACCCCCCGGTAGGCGGGCCGCCACTCGGCGAGCTGCTGCTGGATGACCTCGTCCAGGTCGAAGGTGACGGCGGACCCGGTGCCCGGGTCGCGGGCGTTGGTCAGCAGCCGCTCCACCACGTCGGTCAGCCGCTCGACCTGCGTCAGCGCGACGTTCGCCTCCTCCTTCACGGTGTCCGGGTCGTCGGTGAGGGTGATCTCCTCCAGGCGCATCGACAGCGCGGTGAGCGGGGTGCGCAGCTGGTGCGAGGCGTCGGCGGCGAGCCGTCGCTCCGCGGTGAGCATGCGGGCGATCCGCTCGGCTGAGGAGTCCAGGACATCGGCGACCCGGTCGAGCTCGGGGACGCCGTAGCGCTTGTGGCGGGGGCGCGGGTCGCCCGAGCCGAGGCGTTCGGCGGTCTCCGCGAGGTCGGTGAGCGGGGAGGCCAGCCGGTTGGCCTGACGGATCGCCAGCAGCACCGCCGCGACGACGGCGAGCAGCGCGACCAGCGCGATGATCAGCAGGGTGCGGCCGACCTCGCGGGTCACCGAGGAGCGCGGCTCCTCGACGACGACGGTCTCGCCCTCCTCGCCGGTGGCGTGGCCGCGGATCACCTCGCCGTCCGGCTTGGAGCCGACCTCGAAGGCCGGCTCCCCCGGCAGCTTGATGACGGCGTACCGGTCCGGGGTGACCTGGGCGCGCAGTATCTCCGCGTTCACCGCGCCCGCGCCGATCAGCCGGCTGTCGACGATGCTGGCCAGCCGCTGCGCCTCGGAGCTGACCCGCTCCTGGGCGCTGGTGCTGATCGTGCGGGTCTCCACGATGACGAGGGACACGCCGAAGACGGCGATCACCACGAGCACCACGGCGAGCGTGGACTGGATCAGTCGACGGCGCATGACCTCTGTACCTGGGGTGGGGGGCTGCCGGGTGTGCGCGGTCTCGCGGGGGTCAGCTCTTCTCGAAGCGGAAGCCCACGCCGCGCACGGTGGCGATGTAGCGGGGGTTGGCCGCGTCGTCGCCGAGCTTCTTGCGCAGCCAGGAGATGTGCATGTCGAGGGTCTTGGTCGACGACCACCAGGTGGTGTCCCAGACCTCGCGCATCAACTGGTCGCGGGTGACGACCCGGCCCGCGTCCCGCACCAGGACCCGCAGCAGGTCGAACTCCTTGGCGGTGAGCTGGAGTTCCTCCTCGCCCATCCAGGCGCGGTGCGACTCGACGTCGATCCGCACGCCGTGGGTGGCGGGCGGCTGCGCGGGCTCGGCGGCGCCGCGCCGCAGCAGGGCCCGGACCCGGGCCAGCAGTTCGGCCAGCCGGAAGGGCTTGGTGACGTAGTCGTCGGCGCCCGCGTCCAGGCCGACGACGGTGTCCACCTCGTCGGCGCGGGCGGTCAGGATGAGGATGGGGATCGCGTGGCCCTCGGCGCGCAGCCTGCGGGCCACTTCGAGGCCGTCCATGCCGGGCAGCCCGAGGTCCAGTACGACCAGGTCGACACCGCCCTGCATTCCGGCGTCGAGCGCGGTGGGTCCGTCCTCACGCACCTCGACCTCGTAACCTTCCCGGCGCAGGGCGCGGGCCAGCGGCTCCGAGATGGACGCGTCGTCCTCGGCGAGCAGTACACGGGTCATGGGGTGATGGTAGTCCGCCGGTGACACGTGCTGTGGTGTGATCGGCCCCCACGGCTCTTACCTTTGGGCGTACCGCCACGAACCTGTGTCTGTGGGGTGCGATGCGGAGGGGCACCTTGGAAACACGGCGCGCGGTTCCCTCAAAACCTGTGATCCATCTCTCAAGTCCTTCCATATCAGGCAGTGTCCTGCCTTATGGTGAATGAACGCCTGTAGCATCGCGGGGACCTTTGGCGCCTATTGGACGCTGAGGGTCTCTTTTGTGTGCGGGCCGGTGCGCACCGGCCCGCACGGAACGACCTGTGGCCGGGCCCTCCGTGGTGAGGGCGTGGATCCCGGTGGTCGCCGTCCCCCGCTCCGAGACCCGGGGCGGACTCCCCGAGGGCGTGGGGTGGACGGACCCGACCCCGCCGGTGCCGGCCTCCCCCCACCGGGCGCGACCCGCTCACGCGCACGCGTCCCGACCAGCAAGGAACGACCATGGCGTCCAGCCTGACGAAGGACTCGGCGACTCCGGGCACCCCCGGTCCCGAGAAGACCTTCTTCGGCCACCCCCGCGGACTGGCCACCCTCTTCATGACCGAGATGTGGGAGCGCTTCTCCTACTACGGCATGAGGGCCCTGCTCCCGCTGTACCTGGTCGCTCCCGGCGGCCTGCACCTGAGCGCGGCCACCGCGACCGCGATCTACTCGGTGTACCTGTCCCTCGTGTACCTGCTCGCCCTGCCCGGCGGCTGGTTCGCGGACCGCGTCCTCGGCCCGCGCAGGACGGTCGCGGTGGCCGGCGCGGTCATCATGCTCGGCCACCTCACGCTGGCGCTGCCGTACGCGGGCAGCTTCTACGCGGGCCTCGGCCTGGTGGCGATCGGCTCCGGTCTCCTCAAGGCCAACATCTCCACGATGGTCGGCCACCTCTACGACGGTCCCGACGACCCGCGCCGCGACGGCGGCTTCACCGTCTTCTACATCGGCATCAACGTCGGTGCCTTCGTCGCGCCGCTGACGATCGGCACCGTCGGCGAGAACGTCAACTGGCACCTGGGCTTCGCGCTGGCCGCGGTCGGCATGGCGCTGGGGCTGGCCCAGTTCCTGCTGGGCGGCCGCTACCTGAGCCCGCGGTCGGACGTGGTGCCGACCCCGATGAGCCAGGCCGAGAAGGCGTCGACGCTGCGCAAGTCCGCGCTGTGGGCGGCCGTCGCGCTGGTCTTCTACACGGTCGTCGGTGTCTCCGGCCACTACACCCTGAACTGGGTGATGGTCCCGATCACCGTCGCGGGACTGGTGATCCCGGTCGTCGTCCTCGGCCGCATCAAGCGGGACAGGACGCTCGACCGCGCCGAGCGGTCGAAGATGTCGGCGTACATCTGGTTCTTCGTGGCCGCCGCCGTGTTCTGGATGATCTACGACCAGGGCGGCTCGACGCTGTCGATCTTCGCGGACTCCTCGGCGAAGAACTCCGTCCTCGGCTGGGGCTTCCCGGTCTCCTGGTACCAGTCGGTCAACCCGGTCCTGATCATGGCGCTCGCGCCGGTGTTCGCCGCGCTCTGGCTGGCGCTGGCCCGGCGCGGCAAGGAGCCGAGCACGGCGACCAAGTTCGCCTTCGGCCTGATCCTCGTCGGCCTGTCCTTCTTCCTGTTCCTCGCCCCGCTGGCCATCGCCGACGGCGGCCACAAGGCGGCGGCGCTCTGGCTGGTGGCGATCTACTTCGTGCAGACGGTCGGTGAGCTGATGCTCTCCCCGGTCGGCCTGTCGGTCACCACGAAGATGGCGCCCGCCAAGTACGCGTCGCAGATGATGGGCGTCTGGTTCCTCGCGGTCACGGCGGGCGACGCCACGACCGGACTGCTGTCCATCGCGGGCGTCGACCTGAACAAGACGGGCGTGGTCGCCCTCGAAGCGGTGCTCGCGGTCGCGGCGGGGATCGCGGTGTGGATGTACCGCAAGCGCGTGAAGGCGCTGATGGGCGACGTGAACTGACACCGCCCGCGCACCCGCCGCAGGGGTCCGCCCCTCCGCCTCCCGGCCCCTGACCGGCCGGAAAAGGGCGGAGGAACGGACCCCTCCCGTGCTTCCATGAGCGTCATGGTGTCTGCCGACCGCTTGCTCGCCTTCGCGGCGATGTCGTTCCTGCTGATAGTGATCCCCGGCCCCAGCGTGCTGTTCGTGATCGGACGGGCCCTCGCCCAGGGCCGCAGGGCCGCCCTGACCACGGTCGTCGGCAACACGCTCGGCGCCTGCGTCCTCGTCGTCGCGGTCGCCCTCGGCGTCGGGACGATCGTGGAGCGCTCGGTCCTCGTCTTCACCGCGCTGAAGCTCGCCGGGGCCGGCTACCTGGTGTACCTGGGCGTCAGGGCGTGGCGCCGACGGGGCTCGCTGCGGTCCGCGTTCACCACCGAGGCACCCGCCCACGGCGGCCTGCGCACGCTGCTCGAAGGGTTCACCGTGGGCGTGGCCAACCCGAAGACCATCGTGTTCTTCGCGGCGGTGCTGCCCCAGTTCGTCGACCGCGCCCAGGGCCAGGTGGCGGCGCAGATGCTGCTGCTCGGACTGGTCTTCAACCTGATCGCGGTGACCTCCGACACGGCCTGGGGCCTGCTGGCGGCAACAGGCCGCGACTGGTTCGCCCGCTCACCCCGCCGCCTCTCCCTGATCGGCGGAGCGGGCGGCCTGACGATGATCGGCCTGGGGGTGACGGTGGCGGCAACTGGGCGGGGGGATTGAGGGGGGCGGGGTCAGCCGGTGTGGGGTCAGCGGGATCTGCGGCTTGGCATGAAGGTGAAGATCGCTCCTCCCAGCAGGACCGTCGTGCCCGCGACCAGAGCCAGGGCCTTCAGGGGGCCGTGGTCGTTCGCGCCCGTCTCGGCCAGGCCGCCCGAGGTGGACGTCGAGGTGCCGCCCGAGGTCGTTCCGCCGCTGGTGGACGAACCCCCGGAGGCGCCGCTCGCCTGCTCGGTGGTGTCCAGGGTGAGGGAGACCGCCGTCGTGTCCGGTGTGCAGGTCGTCGTCGTTCCCAGCGCCTCGATGGTCAGCACGCCGGGCGAGAGGGTCGACGAGCCGCTGGCGCCCGGCTTGTAGGTGCCGGTCAGGTCCGGGATGCCGATCGGGTCGCCGCTCTTGATCGCGTCGGGGTTGGTCGGGCCCGTCACATGGACCGTCCCCTTGTCGGCGCCGCCCAGGACGACGTCCATCGACGGTTTCACCGAGCCCGCCGGGATGTCGGCCGGGCTGTCCATCACCGACTTCTTGAACTGCACGGTGAGGGCGTAACT
The sequence above is a segment of the Streptomyces griseoviridis genome. Coding sequences within it:
- a CDS encoding LysE family translocator — encoded protein: MVSADRLLAFAAMSFLLIVIPGPSVLFVIGRALAQGRRAALTTVVGNTLGACVLVVAVALGVGTIVERSVLVFTALKLAGAGYLVYLGVRAWRRRGSLRSAFTTEAPAHGGLRTLLEGFTVGVANPKTIVFFAAVLPQFVDRAQGQVAAQMLLLGLVFNLIAVTSDTAWGLLAATGRDWFARSPRRLSLIGGAGGLTMIGLGVTVAATGRGD
- a CDS encoding VOC family protein — protein: MALAALGSVVLDCPDPHALAAFYAEVLGGTVTPDGDDWADLELPGGATLGFQAAPDLTAPAWPDPRRPQQFHLDLTVPDLDAAEAGVLALGARPLDTEDRSRSFRVYADPAGHPFCLCAG
- a CDS encoding ATP-binding protein, whose amino-acid sequence is MRRRLIQSTLAVVLVVIAVFGVSLVIVETRTISTSAQERVSSEAQRLASIVDSRLIGAGAVNAEILRAQVTPDRYAVIKLPGEPAFEVGSKPDGEVIRGHATGEEGETVVVEEPRSSVTREVGRTLLIIALVALLAVVAAVLLAIRQANRLASPLTDLAETAERLGSGDPRPRHKRYGVPELDRVADVLDSSAERIARMLTAERRLAADASHQLRTPLTALSMRLEEITLTDDPDTVKEEANVALTQVERLTDVVERLLTNARDPGTGSAVTFDLDEVIQQQLAEWRPAYRGVGRAIVSSGKRHLQAVGTPGAVAQVLAALIENSLMHGGGTVALRTRVTGNQAVIEVTDEGPGVPADLGARIFERTISGRNSTGIGLAVARDLAEADGGRLEMLQTKPPVFGLFLSRTPIKRPPSASDEDPTTVR
- a CDS encoding GtrA family protein translates to MGRGSSGFRRLLREAAKFGAVGGAGLLVNLVVFNLVRHLSGIPVVRASVIATIVSIAFNYVGFRYFTYRDRDKGGRTKELTLFLLFSAVGLVIENGILYTATYGFGWDTPLQSNVFKFIGIGIATLFRFWSYRSWVFRALPVREPVTAAGTAGQAGAESFLGQQKPPAQQEKPRPAAHRVG
- a CDS encoding dipeptidase, with the protein product MTAPTALERARELLGEFPVVDGHNDLPWALREQVAYDLDARDIAVPQDAHLHTDLPRLRAGGVGAQYWSVYVRSDLPDAVPSTLEQIDCVRQLIDRHPADLRAALTAADMEAARAEGRIASLMGAEGGHSIGESLGTLRGLYGLGVRYMTLTHNDNVSWADSATDVPRVGGLSAFGREVVREMNRLGMLVDLSHVAATTMRAALDTSTAPVIFSHSSARAVCDHPRNIPDDVLERLPANGGMAMVTFVPKFVLQAAVDWTAAADENMRAHGFHHLDTSPEAMAVHRAFEAHTPRPVATVATVADHLDHMREVAGVDHLGIGGDYDGTAFTPDGLDDVSGYPNLIAELLERGWSRPDLAKLTWQNAVRVLGAAEDVARDLRATRPPSNASRASLDGADGTDGTDG
- a CDS encoding 5-(carboxyamino)imidazole ribonucleotide synthase, giving the protein MTFPVVGMVGGGQLARMTHEAGIPLGIRFKLLSDTPQDSAAQVVSDVVIGDYRDLETLRDFARGCDVITFDHEHVPTEHLRALEADGIPVRPGPDALVHAQDKGVMRARLTEIGVPCPRHRIVKDPADVAAFAAELAAAPGGGPAGGFPVVLKTVRGGYDGKGVWVVDDVTEAAEAFRAGVPVLAEEKVDFLRELAANVVRSPHGQAVAYPVVESRQVDGVCDTVIAPAPGLDEPLALAAEELALTIAKELDVVGHLAVELFQTRDGRILVNELAMRPHNSGHWSMDGAITSQFANHVRAVLDLPLGDPRPRAPWTVMVNVLGGDYPDMYSAYLHCMARDPRLKIHMYGKDVKPGRKVGHVNTYGDDLDDVLERARHAAGYLRGTITE
- a CDS encoding VOC family protein; this encodes MTPSIRLRSVVLDCPDARALARFYAGFAGGTPEDADPEWVVLRLPDGPRICFQRAPGHVPPRWPGEGRDEQQFHLDFDAGPTWEGIEAAEQRVLALGARPLARCDEEDFRVYADPAGHPFCLCRIDTP
- a CDS encoding MerR family transcriptional regulator gives rise to the protein MRIGELARRTGVSERSLRYYESKGLLAADRTPGGHRDYPEAAVDRVIRIQELFAAGLHSGPIAQLLPCLRDADGGPAATATPRLVADLCAERERIDRDIAGLLLSRDTLDGVIEAAGDG
- a CDS encoding oligopeptide:H+ symporter, with the translated sequence MASSLTKDSATPGTPGPEKTFFGHPRGLATLFMTEMWERFSYYGMRALLPLYLVAPGGLHLSAATATAIYSVYLSLVYLLALPGGWFADRVLGPRRTVAVAGAVIMLGHLTLALPYAGSFYAGLGLVAIGSGLLKANISTMVGHLYDGPDDPRRDGGFTVFYIGINVGAFVAPLTIGTVGENVNWHLGFALAAVGMALGLAQFLLGGRYLSPRSDVVPTPMSQAEKASTLRKSALWAAVALVFYTVVGVSGHYTLNWVMVPITVAGLVIPVVVLGRIKRDRTLDRAERSKMSAYIWFFVAAAVFWMIYDQGGSTLSIFADSSAKNSVLGWGFPVSWYQSVNPVLIMALAPVFAALWLALARRGKEPSTATKFAFGLILVGLSFFLFLAPLAIADGGHKAAALWLVAIYFVQTVGELMLSPVGLSVTTKMAPAKYASQMMGVWFLAVTAGDATTGLLSIAGVDLNKTGVVALEAVLAVAAGIAVWMYRKRVKALMGDVN
- a CDS encoding dipeptidase yields the protein MADLQDELHPTTEVGAPDELPEPFPAPAPAPPARDRDAPCLDRARALLAGHPVADGYCGLLSALRGLPWYDLETGESALDTDVPRLREGRVGALFWSLHLPEAVTGDRAMSATLERLDLLRAVVRAHPEGLRLADTAGEISDARSCGRIAVLPGPAGAAALADSLAVLRSLRVLGLRVLTLSGTSWASGAGLTRFGEEVVREMNRLGVLADLSGASEATIRRVLAASKAPVLCTRSAARALRPHPANLPDELLAALGAAKGLCMVPLAAEQTGPTVRDVADHLDHVRRVAGPESVALSGTYDAGTAHPRELGDASGYPRLVAELLDRGWPETEVALLTWGNVQRVLRGADFTARAAQLRRPPSTATLAETDG
- the purE gene encoding 5-(carboxyamino)imidazole ribonucleotide mutase, whose product is MSPVVGIVMGSDSDWPVMEAAAKALDEFEIGYEVDVVSAHRMPREMVSYGEHAAERGLKVIIAGAGGAAHLPGMLASVTPLPVIGVPVPLKYLDGMDSLLSIVQMPAGVPVATVSVAGARNAGLLAARILATHDEELLHRMRDFQQELNDQATEKGKRLRAKVEGAGAGFGFRK
- a CDS encoding response regulator transcription factor, with product MTRVLLAEDDASISEPLARALRREGYEVEVREDGPTALDAGMQGGVDLVVLDLGLPGMDGLEVARRLRAEGHAIPILILTARADEVDTVVGLDAGADDYVTKPFRLAELLARVRALLRRGAAEPAQPPATHGVRIDVESHRAWMGEEELQLTAKEFDLLRVLVRDAGRVVTRDQLMREVWDTTWWSSTKTLDMHISWLRKKLGDDAANPRYIATVRGVGFRFEKS